One segment of Massilia sp. Se16.2.3 DNA contains the following:
- a CDS encoding glutathione S-transferase family protein, producing the protein MKLYISSHAPNPRRVSMFILEKDITGIDTEMVDILAGEQRSERFLAKNPLGRVPALEFDDGRVLSETRAICTYLEGLHPEPNLMGADFEERAFIEMADRRMELHLLLETASSARHTHPALAPLEQPQFRDFGSAQADKMRITARWLDGVLARQEYVAGARFTIADITAFCALEFGRGLLKFRPGDEGMAHLQAWRDRIAARPSAMGSR; encoded by the coding sequence ATGAAACTGTACATCAGCAGCCATGCACCGAACCCGCGCCGGGTGAGCATGTTCATCCTGGAAAAGGACATCACCGGCATCGATACCGAAATGGTCGATATCCTCGCCGGCGAACAGCGCAGCGAACGCTTCCTGGCGAAGAACCCGCTCGGCCGCGTACCGGCCCTGGAGTTCGACGATGGCCGCGTGCTCAGCGAAACGCGCGCGATCTGCACCTACCTCGAAGGCCTGCATCCGGAACCGAACCTGATGGGTGCCGACTTCGAAGAGCGCGCCTTCATCGAAATGGCGGACCGGCGCATGGAGCTGCACCTGCTGCTGGAGACAGCCAGCAGCGCGCGCCATACCCATCCGGCCCTGGCGCCCCTCGAGCAGCCCCAGTTCAGGGACTTCGGCAGCGCCCAGGCCGACAAGATGCGCATCACCGCGCGCTGGCTGGACGGGGTCCTGGCGCGCCAGGAATATGTCGCCGGCGCGCGCTTCACGATCGCCGACATCACTGCTTTCTGCGCCCTCGAATTCGGCCGCGGCCTGCTGAAATTCCGCCCCGGCGACGAGGGCATGGCGCACCTGCAGGCCTGGCGCGACCGCATCGCGGCGCGTCCCTCGGCAATGGGGTCGCGGTAA